In Candidatus Desulfatibia profunda, the genomic window GTCTTCCGGCCAAACGATTTTGAAAAAAGATGCGCTCCTTCTTTCCGGAGTGATGGTGAATGCCTTCTGTGCGGCCGTGATCATGTTTCTGGTTTCCATGACTCAGGACTCCAGGCTTCATAATATTATTTTCTGGCTGATGGGCGACCTTTCAATGGTAGATATTGGCCATGCGGGGATACTCGCGGCCACCCTGTTTCCCTGCTTTATCCTTCTGTTCTGGTTTTCCAACAGCATGAATCTGCTTTTGATGGGCAAAGAAATGGCTTTAACCATGGGGGTAAACATCCAGGCGGTAACCGTCACCTTGCTGGTGACAACGTCATTTATGGTAAGCGCTACGGTTTCCTATTGCGGCCTTTTAGGTTTTGTCGGCCTGGTCATGCCGCATCTGCTGCGGCTTCTTTTTGGGCCGGATCACCGGGTGCTGGTCCCGGCATGTATACTGGGCGGAGGTGCTTACCTGGTTTTTTGCGATGTGCTGGCCAGGGTCCTGCCGGAACAGGGCGAGATGCCCGCCGGCGTGATTACCGCCATGATCGGCGCACCGCTGTTTATTTTCCTGTTAAAACGATCGGCAAGATGACCATGGCGGTTGATGTAAATAACTTGAATTATTTTTATGGGAATTTTCAGGTTTTAAACGATCTTACCTTTTCCGTTCAAAGGGGTGATTTTTTTATTATTATCGGCCCGAACGGCTCCGGTAAAACCACGTTGATGAAGGTGATTGCGGGAATCTTGAAACCTCAAACCGGCCGCTTGGAAATCCTGGGACATTCTATCGACCAGTATACCCGCAAGGCCTTGGCAAGAACCATTGCGTTTGTACCGCAGACGCTCCCGGTCGATTTTCCGTTCACCGTAACCGAGGTTGTGCTGATGGGGCGGTCCCCCTATCTGGGAA contains:
- a CDS encoding iron ABC transporter permease; translated protein: MLVLLIAMLVGLSVGSTQSGIQAIFQSLLGTAKPDSMLDTIVWRIRFPRVLLAALVGATLSLGGLVFQALLRNPLAEPYILGISGGSAIGAIIGILMGFSRFPGVSLAAFAGSIATLLLILAMSSGQTILKKDALLLSGVMVNAFCAAVIMFLVSMTQDSRLHNIIFWLMGDLSMVDIGHAGILAATLFPCFILLFWFSNSMNLLLMGKEMALTMGVNIQAVTVTLLVTTSFMVSATVSYCGLLGFVGLVMPHLLRLLFGPDHRVLVPACILGGGAYLVFCDVLARVLPEQGEMPAGVITAMIGAPLFIFLLKRSAR